A stretch of DNA from Natrinema halophilum:
GCCGCCGAACCTCACTCAGAATGTGTGAGGAGAAAAACACCGTTACACCGTTGTCACGTTCGCCTCGAACGAACTCGGTAAAGCGCCGTTGTAACAGGGGATCCAATCCGCTCGTCGGCTCGTCGAGAATCACCAGGTCGGGGTCGTGCATGAACGTCGTCACGAGCCCCAACTTCTGGACGTTTCCGCTTGAGTACTCTCGTATCTCGCGATCCAGCGGCGGTTGGAACAGTTCGAGCAGTTCCTCGCTTCGGTCGTCGCCCTTGATCGAGGCGTGTAGCTCGAGAATTTCCCGTCCGGTCGCAGTTTCGTCGAACGCCAGGTTGTCCGGGAGGTAGCCGAGGTTGCGTTTCGCCTCGAGGAGTTGGCGTTCGTCGGTGATCTCCTGTCCCAGCAGCCGCGCCGTCCCGGCAGTCGGAGAGATAAATCCAAGCAGCGTCCGGATCGTCGTCGTCTTTCCCGCACCGTTCGGGCCGAGATAACCGAAGATTTCGCCTCGTTCGACGGCGAACGACACGTCGTCGTTTGCGAGCACCTCGCCGTAATCCTTCGTGAGCCCCTCGAGTTCGATCGCGTTCATACGTATTATTGTCGCGGTGATACCTTTGGTGTGGTGGTTTTGACAACCGGTTGAGAACGGTACCGATAGCCCTTCAGTTCGAGAGACACGGACCGAGATGACGAACTCGCGCATCCGAGAATCGGGAAGGCTGTTCGAGAGCGAGTTATTCGACGGTCTGTCGTCTCCGTGTATCGAACGCGGTCAACCGGACGAGACCGAAGGCGAGGACCAGAACGAGGCCGCTTCCGGTGAGGACGATGGGAAGTTCGTTCCTGGCGGGGGTATCTACAAACGCCACGACCGCACGGGGAAAAGCGATCCCGGCGACGCCCACTGATACGACGCCGATCGCAAATGCCGGGACGCGCGCTCCAGATGGAACGAAGATAATCACGCCCGCTACCACGAAACCGAGTCCAACAGCAGCGGCGTAATCCGGTCCCGGAAAGATTCCGAGCATGTACGCTACGAGTGCGAGACCGGCGGCGAGAGCAAGGAGCGTGTCGAATCCCAGTTCGTCGTACAGTTCTGTCATCTCTCATCTCACCCTGCTCTCGCGAAACGACAAAGACATTTCTCACGCTGAAAGACGCGTTTCAGCCAGCGGCTCGACTGACTGCGGAACGGGCGTCCGAGTTCCGAAAACGTGCCCCGATGTCGAATTCTGCCTCGGAACGACGAAGCGATCCCGCTACTCGAGCACGCACGAACGAACCTGGTTTGCCTCAACGAACGTCGAGGCCGAGAAGGTCGTTCTGGACGCGTTCACCGACCTGAATCTCGCAGTCTGCTCGCGGATACGAACAACACAGGAGCACGTAGCCGTCGGTCTCCTGTTCGGTGGTGAGGGCTGTCCCCTCGCTTCCGTCGAGG
This window harbors:
- a CDS encoding ABC transporter ATP-binding protein — protein: MNAIELEGLTKDYGEVLANDDVSFAVERGEIFGYLGPNGAGKTTTIRTLLGFISPTAGTARLLGQEITDERQLLEAKRNLGYLPDNLAFDETATGREILELHASIKGDDRSEELLELFQPPLDREIREYSSGNVQKLGLVTTFMHDPDLVILDEPTSGLDPLLQRRFTEFVRGERDNGVTVFFSSHILSEVRRLCDRVGIIRNGRLVTVEPVETLLERSGKVVRLHAVEPIDSNDLKIAGVHELESHTVSGPDGPAGGESGASEPEYTFTFTGDVNVLLERLREYKLHDLSIEEAPLEDVFMRFYGENDLDDESTGTDRVAAGTGVEGGNDV